A genomic stretch from Pseudomonas sp. MUP55 includes:
- a CDS encoding translation initiation factor 2: MTSIFRAVWMVGLLSLCNVGTALAASPVTEAKPAASAEEKAAAKKTTPAKKTPQASKKAAKVKKRAPIASKSKSAREVAKTQLPPAQLDLSLPSDMVKLLQPIGTMPKPKSVPLLPPLFGDKPSDNSAFQINGRLLSNEMKLQLRNEERRDVEGAALDFEFKQ, translated from the coding sequence ATGACCTCTATTTTTCGCGCTGTCTGGATGGTTGGCTTGTTAAGTCTATGCAACGTTGGCACTGCGCTGGCGGCGTCGCCTGTGACAGAAGCCAAGCCTGCTGCGAGCGCCGAAGAGAAGGCTGCTGCGAAAAAAACCACACCGGCAAAGAAAACGCCGCAGGCGAGCAAAAAAGCCGCCAAGGTGAAAAAGCGCGCACCGATTGCGAGCAAATCCAAGTCGGCCCGCGAAGTCGCCAAGACTCAACTGCCACCTGCACAGTTGGATCTGTCTCTGCCCTCGGATATGGTCAAGCTGCTGCAGCCGATCGGCACCATGCCTAAACCCAAGAGCGTGCCATTATTGCCGCCGCTGTTTGGTGACAAACCTTCCGACAACAGCGCATTCCAGATCAACGGCCGCTTGCTCAGCAATGAGATGAAGCTGCAGTTGCGCAACGAAGAACGGC
- a CDS encoding PLP-dependent aminotransferase family protein: protein MTNLLLYQRIAQQLAEDIRRGVYQPGERVPSVRKMSSQLNVSHATVLQAYANLEDQGLIRARPQSGYYVHQTPALTAPTPDIARVERPGLVTRSSIIQQVLVESRREGVFPLGAAVPSVDYLPVRALHQQLAKVTRFQSPRAFSYMFSPGFEPLRRQVAIRMRDAGVVVDPSEVVITHGCVDALQMSLRVLTRPGDLIAAESPTYYGLLQLADLLGLKVIEIPSDPATGMSLEALQLAANQWSIKALVLTTRLSNPLGGTMPEERQKQLLRLASDFDIQIVEDDIYGELMFELGRTKALKAYDRLDRVIYCSSFSKTLSPGVRIGWMIAGKYQQEIQRLQMFSTHSACSVTQMGVAAYLENGGYDRHLRYIRQEYRKNLSAFQLAVQQYFPEGTQMTRPTGGFILWVSLPGRVNTQELHVRALQQGISIAPGLIFSNTEQFNHCIRLNCGTPWNREAERALMTLGMLASQLCQETASGF from the coding sequence ATGACCAATCTGTTGCTCTACCAACGTATTGCCCAGCAACTGGCTGAGGACATCCGGCGTGGTGTTTATCAGCCGGGGGAGCGCGTGCCTTCGGTGCGCAAGATGAGTTCCCAGCTCAATGTGAGCCATGCCACGGTGCTGCAGGCCTATGCCAACCTGGAAGACCAGGGGCTGATCCGGGCACGACCGCAATCGGGCTACTACGTGCACCAGACCCCAGCACTCACGGCGCCAACGCCGGACATCGCGCGGGTGGAACGTCCAGGGTTGGTCACCCGCAGCAGCATCATCCAGCAAGTGCTGGTCGAGTCGCGCCGTGAAGGCGTATTCCCCCTCGGCGCAGCGGTGCCAAGTGTGGATTACCTGCCGGTACGCGCATTGCACCAGCAACTGGCCAAGGTCACGCGCTTCCAGAGCCCGCGCGCGTTCAGCTACATGTTCAGCCCAGGTTTCGAACCGTTGCGCCGCCAGGTGGCGATTCGCATGCGCGATGCCGGTGTGGTGGTCGACCCGTCCGAAGTGGTGATTACCCACGGCTGCGTCGATGCGCTGCAGATGTCTCTGCGCGTGCTGACGCGCCCCGGCGACCTGATCGCCGCGGAGTCACCGACCTATTACGGCTTGCTGCAACTGGCTGACCTGCTGGGCCTCAAGGTGATCGAGATCCCCAGTGACCCGGCCACCGGCATGAGCCTGGAGGCCCTGCAACTGGCCGCCAATCAGTGGTCGATCAAGGCGCTGGTGCTGACCACGCGCCTGAGCAACCCCTTGGGCGGCACCATGCCCGAAGAGCGGCAGAAACAATTGCTGCGCCTGGCCTCGGATTTCGATATCCAGATCGTCGAGGATGATATCTACGGCGAGTTGATGTTCGAACTGGGTCGCACCAAGGCCCTGAAAGCCTATGATCGTCTGGACCGGGTCATCTATTGCTCGAGTTTTTCCAAGACCCTGTCCCCCGGCGTGCGCATCGGCTGGATGATCGCTGGCAAGTACCAGCAGGAAATCCAGCGTCTGCAGATGTTCAGCACTCATTCGGCGTGCAGCGTCACACAGATGGGCGTTGCGGCTTACCTGGAGAACGGCGGTTACGACCGGCACCTGCGTTACATTCGCCAGGAATACCGCAAGAACCTCAGTGCCTTCCAACTGGCGGTGCAGCAGTATTTCCCCGAAGGCACGCAGATGACCCGTCCGACCGGCGGCTTTATTTTGTGGGTCAGTTTGCCCGGGCGAGTCAATACCCAGGAACTGCATGTGCGTGCCCTGCAGCAGGGCATCAGTATCGCGCCGGGGCTGATTTTCAGTAACACCGAACAGTTCAACCACTGTATCCGACTCAATTGCGGCACCCCGTGGAACCGCGAGGCAGAGCGGGCGCTGATGACCCTGGGCATGCTTGCCAGCCAGTTATGCCAGGAGACGGCGTCGGGCTTTTGA
- a CDS encoding OmpA family protein, with protein MSPLMRGLSGVLVLSAAALGGCASQPNSEQALQQAGNDFQLVKEDANVLRFAPKDVIRAGESLARADRLSSYWGSGADVVHYAYLSQRYSAIAREHTEQGLNAERLAKLELERQRLQLALRESKLASVQQQGKWVEQQIASLTTQTDRGLVMTLGDVLFDTGEAELQNSANRTVLKIVQFLQLNPKRKVRIEGYTDNTGGERDNLNLSHDRAQSVADLLVDLGIDEKRIEVEGYGDKYPVEANASERGRAQNRRVEIVFSDEKGQLGAAR; from the coding sequence ATGAGCCCGTTGATGCGTGGTTTGAGCGGCGTGTTAGTGCTCAGCGCTGCGGCGTTGGGCGGTTGTGCCAGCCAGCCCAATAGCGAGCAGGCGTTGCAACAGGCCGGCAATGACTTCCAGCTGGTCAAGGAAGACGCCAATGTACTGCGCTTCGCGCCCAAGGACGTGATCCGTGCCGGTGAGTCGCTCGCGCGTGCCGATCGACTGTCCAGCTACTGGGGCAGCGGCGCTGACGTGGTGCATTACGCCTACTTGAGCCAGCGTTACAGCGCCATCGCCCGCGAACACACCGAACAAGGGCTTAACGCCGAGCGCCTGGCCAAACTCGAGCTGGAGCGTCAGCGCCTGCAACTGGCGTTGCGTGAGAGCAAGCTGGCCAGCGTGCAGCAGCAGGGCAAGTGGGTGGAGCAGCAAATCGCCAGCCTGACCACCCAGACCGACCGTGGCCTGGTGATGACCCTGGGTGACGTTTTGTTCGATACCGGCGAAGCAGAGCTGCAGAACTCGGCCAATCGCACCGTGTTGAAAATTGTGCAGTTCCTGCAACTGAACCCCAAGCGCAAGGTGCGCATCGAGGGCTACACCGACAACACCGGGGGCGAACGCGATAACCTGAACCTGTCCCATGACCGTGCTCAATCGGTGGCCGATTTGCTGGTTGACCTGGGCATCGATGAAAAACGCATCGAGGTCGAGGGGTATGGCGACAAATACCCGGTGGAGGCCAATGCGTCCGAGCGTGGCCGCGCGCAGAACCGTCGTGTGGAAATCGTCTTCTCCGACGAAAAAGGCCAGCTCGGCGCTGCTCGCTAA
- a CDS encoding DUF4398 domain-containing protein has product MTLRPLFAALAVVALAGCATDPAPTEQMRLTQQALEQANAVGANTDESTELKQAEDKFARAKANMADQSYKHARMRAEQAELDARLAEAKVLTCKSQEQLNVVNTRIARLRKQLQLGEAQ; this is encoded by the coding sequence GTGACTCTTCGACCTCTTTTCGCGGCCCTTGCCGTTGTCGCTCTGGCGGGATGCGCCACCGATCCTGCGCCGACCGAACAAATGCGCCTGACCCAGCAAGCCCTGGAGCAAGCCAACGCGGTCGGCGCCAATACCGATGAATCGACCGAGCTGAAACAGGCCGAAGACAAATTCGCCAGAGCCAAGGCCAACATGGCCGACCAGTCCTACAAACACGCGCGTATGCGGGCCGAACAGGCCGAATTGGATGCGCGTCTGGCCGAGGCCAAAGTGCTGACCTGCAAGAGCCAGGAACAATTGAACGTGGTCAATACCCGCATCGCCCGTCTGCGCAAGCAGTTGCAGCTGGGAGAAGCCCAATGA
- a CDS encoding transporter substrate-binding domain-containing protein, translated as MQLRPLILLLGLALLPTLSLAAGKCERLVITGSPDAPPLLWRDPQDPTHLIGATADVLQQVAADLGLKIDLLYGGKRSLALDEVRSGRMDILADAPLNLGELDTLDYIHPALVQIDYLVWTRKDSPLVYATPDDLHGHKGAVSERARLSAEFETFASQQLTLQRLPNLTPAFQKLLLGEVDYVLASRYSGMAMAQTLGMDHDLVAREVPIDQPGLYLAISHNSACNDPWLRGQLAKKMTELPASGVTQAALQRNLERWKAQLLQPVGTPTK; from the coding sequence ATGCAACTGCGTCCCTTGATCCTGCTGCTGGGCCTTGCGCTGCTGCCGACGCTGTCGCTGGCGGCCGGCAAATGCGAACGCCTGGTGATCACCGGCAGCCCGGATGCACCGCCGTTGCTGTGGCGCGACCCGCAGGACCCGACCCACCTGATCGGCGCCACCGCCGATGTGCTGCAACAGGTAGCTGCGGACCTGGGGCTGAAAATCGACCTGCTCTACGGTGGCAAACGCTCCCTGGCCCTGGATGAAGTGCGCAGCGGACGCATGGACATACTGGCTGATGCGCCGTTGAATCTCGGCGAGCTGGACACCCTTGACTACATTCATCCGGCATTGGTGCAGATCGATTACCTGGTCTGGACGCGCAAGGACTCGCCCCTGGTCTACGCCACCCCTGACGACCTGCACGGCCACAAGGGTGCGGTGTCGGAGCGCGCCCGTTTGAGCGCCGAGTTCGAAACCTTTGCCAGCCAGCAACTGACCCTGCAGCGTCTGCCCAACCTGACGCCGGCGTTCCAGAAGCTGTTGCTGGGGGAGGTGGACTATGTGCTCGCCAGCCGCTACTCCGGGATGGCCATGGCCCAGACCCTGGGCATGGACCACGACCTGGTTGCGCGCGAAGTACCGATCGACCAGCCAGGCTTGTACCTGGCGATTTCCCACAATTCGGCCTGCAACGATCCGTGGCTGCGCGGACAGCTGGCAAAAAAGATGACAGAATTGCCGGCGTCCGGTGTGACGCAAGCCGCGTTGCAGCGCAATCTGGAACGTTGGAAAGCGCAATTGCTACAGCCCGTCGGCACCCCAACAAAGTAG
- a CDS encoding electron transfer flavoprotein subunit alpha/FixB family protein, with amino-acid sequence MTILVIAEHDNKVLAPATLNTVAAAAKIGGDIHVLVAGQGAGPVAEAAAKIAGVSKVLNADNAAYAHQLPENVAPLVAELGKGYSHILAAATSNGKNILPRVAAQLDVDQISEIISVESSDTFKRPIYAGNAIATVQSNAAVKVITVRATGFDPVAAEGGSAAVEAVAAPHDAGTSSFVGEELAKSDRPELTAAKIVVSGGRGMQNGDNFKHLYALADKLGAAVGASRAAVDAGFVPNDMQVGQTGKIVAPQLYIAVGISGAIQHLAGMKDSKVIVAINKDEEAPIFQVADYGLVADLFEAVPELEKLV; translated from the coding sequence ATGACTATCCTCGTAATCGCCGAACACGATAACAAGGTGCTGGCTCCGGCCACCCTGAACACCGTTGCGGCTGCTGCCAAGATTGGTGGTGATATTCACGTACTGGTAGCCGGCCAAGGCGCGGGTCCAGTCGCTGAGGCAGCCGCGAAAATCGCCGGCGTGAGCAAAGTACTGAACGCTGACAACGCCGCTTACGCGCATCAGTTGCCGGAAAACGTCGCGCCGCTGGTTGCCGAGCTCGGCAAGGGCTACAGCCACATCCTGGCGGCTGCTACCTCCAACGGCAAAAACATCCTGCCACGCGTTGCCGCGCAGCTGGACGTTGACCAGATCTCCGAGATCATCTCGGTTGAAAGCTCCGATACCTTCAAGCGCCCGATCTACGCCGGTAACGCCATTGCCACCGTACAGTCCAACGCTGCGGTCAAGGTTATCACCGTGCGTGCCACCGGTTTCGACCCGGTTGCCGCTGAAGGTGGTTCGGCTGCTGTAGAAGCGGTTGCTGCGCCCCACGACGCTGGCACTTCCAGCTTTGTCGGCGAAGAGCTGGCCAAGTCGGATCGCCCTGAGCTGACCGCTGCCAAGATCGTCGTTTCCGGCGGACGCGGCATGCAGAACGGTGACAACTTCAAGCACCTGTACGCTCTGGCCGACAAGCTGGGCGCAGCGGTCGGCGCCTCGCGCGCTGCCGTCGACGCAGGTTTCGTACCCAACGACATGCAGGTCGGCCAGACCGGCAAGATCGTTGCGCCACAGCTGTACATCGCGGTCGGTATCTCCGGCGCGATCCAGCACTTGGCCGGTATGAAGGACTCCAAGGTGATCGTTGCGATCAACAAGGACGAAGAAGCACCGATCTTCCAGGTGGCTGACTACGGCCTGGTCGCGGACTTGTTCGAAGCTGTTCCTGAGTTGGAGAAGCTGGTCTAA
- a CDS encoding electron transfer flavoprotein subunit beta/FixA family protein: protein MKVLVAVKRVVDYNVKVRVKADNSGVDLANVKMSMNPFCEIAVEEAVRLKEKGVATEIVVVSIGPTTAQEQLRTALALGADRAILVESAEELTSLAVAKLLKAVVDKEQPQLVILGKQAIDSDNNQTGQMLAALTGYGQGTFASKVEVSGDKVAVTREIDGGAQTVSLSLPAIVTTDLRLNEPRYASLPNIMKAKKKPLEVLTPDALGVSTASTNKTVKVEAPAARSAGIKVKSVAELVEKLKNEAKVI, encoded by the coding sequence ATGAAGGTTCTTGTAGCTGTCAAACGCGTTGTCGATTACAACGTGAAAGTTCGCGTCAAGGCGGACAATTCCGGCGTCGACCTTGCTAACGTCAAGATGTCGATGAACCCATTCTGTGAAATCGCCGTGGAAGAAGCCGTACGCCTGAAAGAGAAAGGCGTGGCGACCGAGATCGTCGTGGTTTCCATCGGCCCGACCACTGCCCAGGAGCAACTGCGTACCGCCCTGGCACTGGGCGCCGACCGTGCCATCCTGGTCGAGTCCGCTGAAGAGCTGACCTCCCTGGCCGTGGCCAAACTGCTCAAGGCCGTTGTCGACAAGGAACAGCCTCAGCTGGTGATCCTTGGCAAACAGGCCATCGACAGCGACAACAACCAGACCGGCCAGATGCTGGCTGCACTGACCGGTTACGGCCAGGGTACCTTCGCTTCCAAAGTGGAAGTGAGCGGCGACAAGGTGGCAGTGACCCGTGAAATCGACGGCGGCGCGCAGACAGTGTCCCTGAGCCTGCCGGCCATCGTCACCACCGACCTGCGTTTGAACGAGCCGCGCTACGCGTCCCTGCCAAACATCATGAAAGCCAAGAAGAAGCCTCTTGAAGTGCTGACTCCGGACGCTTTGGGCGTTTCCACCGCCTCCACCAACAAGACCGTGAAAGTCGAAGCGCCGGCTGCACGCAGCGCGGGCATCAAGGTCAAGTCTGTTGCTGAGTTGGTCGAGAAACTGAAAAACGAAGCGAAGGTGATCTGA
- a CDS encoding electron transfer flavoprotein-ubiquinone oxidoreductase, whose amino-acid sequence MEREYMEFDVVIVGAGPAGLSAACRLKQKAAEAGKEISVCVVEKGSEVGAHILSGAVFEPRALDELFPDWKALGAPLNTPVVRDDIYVLRSGETSTKVPDFFVPKTMHNEGNYIISLGNLCRWLAQQAENLGVEVYPGFAAQEALFDENGVVRGIITGDLGVDREGKPKEGVYTPGMELRGKYTLFAEGCRGHIGKQLIERFNLASDADAQHYGIGLKEIWEIDPAKHQPGLVVHTAGWPLDIMGHENTGGSFLYHLENNQVVVGLIVDLSYSNPFLSPFDEFQRLKHHPVLAQYLEGGKRVSYGARAIAKGGLNSLPKMVFKGGALIGCDLGTLNFSKIKGSHTAMKSGMLAADAVADRLFAESEGGDELTAYVDSFKSSWLYEELFASRNFGAAVHKYGAIIGGGFNWLDQNIFGGKIPFTLRDTTPDYACLKLAKDSKKINYPKPDGKLSFDKLSSVFISGTNHEEEQPCHLKLKDPSIPIGTNLPLYDEPAQRYCPAGVYEVVTQEDGEKRFQINAQNCVHCKTCDIKDPSQNITWVTPEGAGGPTYPNM is encoded by the coding sequence GTGGAACGCGAATACATGGAATTCGACGTGGTCATCGTCGGCGCCGGCCCGGCGGGCCTGTCCGCCGCCTGCCGCCTGAAGCAGAAGGCCGCCGAAGCCGGTAAGGAAATCAGCGTCTGCGTGGTCGAGAAAGGCTCCGAAGTCGGCGCACACATCCTCTCCGGCGCCGTCTTCGAACCACGCGCCCTGGACGAACTGTTCCCGGACTGGAAAGCACTCGGCGCCCCGCTCAACACCCCGGTGGTGCGTGACGACATCTATGTATTGCGCAGCGGCGAGACCTCCACCAAGGTTCCCGACTTCTTTGTGCCCAAGACCATGCACAACGAAGGCAACTACATCATCTCCCTGGGCAATCTGTGCCGCTGGCTCGCCCAGCAGGCCGAGAACCTGGGCGTGGAAGTCTACCCAGGCTTCGCCGCTCAGGAAGCGCTGTTCGACGAGAACGGTGTGGTGCGCGGGATCATCACCGGTGACCTCGGCGTCGACCGTGAAGGCAAGCCCAAAGAAGGCGTCTACACCCCCGGCATGGAGCTGCGCGGCAAGTACACGCTGTTCGCCGAGGGCTGCCGCGGCCACATCGGCAAGCAGTTGATCGAGCGTTTCAACCTGGCCAGCGACGCCGACGCCCAGCACTACGGCATCGGTCTCAAGGAAATCTGGGAAATCGATCCGGCCAAACATCAGCCGGGCCTGGTGGTGCACACCGCCGGTTGGCCGCTGGATATCATGGGCCACGAGAACACCGGCGGCTCGTTCCTGTATCACCTGGAAAACAACCAGGTGGTGGTCGGTCTGATCGTCGATCTTTCCTACAGCAACCCGTTCCTGTCGCCCTTCGATGAGTTCCAGCGCCTCAAGCATCACCCGGTGCTGGCCCAGTACCTGGAAGGCGGCAAGCGCGTCAGCTACGGCGCCCGCGCCATCGCCAAGGGCGGTCTGAACTCCCTGCCCAAGATGGTCTTCAAGGGCGGCGCGCTGATCGGTTGCGACCTCGGCACCCTGAACTTCTCCAAGATCAAAGGCAGCCACACCGCGATGAAATCCGGCATGCTCGCCGCCGACGCCGTGGCCGACCGCCTGTTTGCCGAATCCGAAGGCGGTGATGAACTGACCGCCTACGTCGACAGCTTCAAATCGAGCTGGCTGTATGAAGAACTGTTCGCCAGCCGCAATTTCGGCGCGGCGGTGCACAAATACGGCGCCATCATCGGCGGCGGCTTCAACTGGCTGGATCAGAACATTTTCGGCGGCAAGATCCCGTTCACCCTGCGCGATACCACGCCGGATTACGCCTGCCTGAAGCTGGCCAAGGACAGCAAGAAGATCAACTACCCCAAACCCGACGGCAAGCTGAGCTTCGACAAGCTGAGCTCGGTGTTCATCTCCGGTACCAACCACGAAGAAGAGCAACCGTGCCACCTCAAACTCAAGGACCCGAGCATCCCGATCGGCACCAACCTGCCGCTCTACGATGAACCGGCGCAGCGCTACTGCCCGGCTGGGGTGTATGAAGTGGTGACCCAGGAAGACGGCGAGAAACGCTTCCAGATCAACGCCCAGAACTGCGTGCACTGCAAGACCTGTGACATCAAGGACCCTTCGCAGAACATCACCTGGGTGACGCCGGAAGGCGCGGGTGGGCCGACTTACCCGAATATGTAA
- a CDS encoding AraC family transcriptional regulator, translated as MLLTRHVDANATLVSLIEGLASRDGFSPTHLPGVQVLRASCDVARGPQIYEPSLMFVAQGSKVAYLGPRTLEYGAGHYLVQAMPVPFECETFAMAPGAPLLGVTVGIDRVVLGELVMAMGMQAGPPPAAQTLESMSSVVLDDAMRGCVERLLQCLHDPLESRIMGPARVRELLFTALRGPQADVLRALVEQQGQFSRIATSLNHLHAHFAEPLNIETLAGFAHMSASTFHEHFKRCTLLSPVQYLKRLRLLKAQQLLLVDGMGVAQAAHSVGYQSTSQFSREYKRYFLRNPGEERAA; from the coding sequence ATGCTCCTGACCCGCCATGTCGACGCCAACGCCACGCTGGTTTCCTTGATCGAGGGGCTCGCCTCCCGTGACGGTTTTTCCCCGACTCACCTTCCTGGCGTGCAGGTGCTGCGTGCCAGTTGCGATGTGGCGCGCGGGCCACAGATCTACGAGCCGAGCCTGATGTTCGTGGCCCAGGGCAGCAAGGTCGCTTACCTGGGCCCGCGTACCCTGGAATATGGCGCCGGGCATTACCTGGTCCAGGCGATGCCCGTGCCTTTCGAATGCGAGACCTTCGCCATGGCGCCCGGTGCGCCGTTGCTGGGCGTGACCGTGGGCATTGATCGGGTGGTGCTGGGTGAGTTGGTCATGGCCATGGGCATGCAAGCCGGGCCGCCGCCGGCAGCGCAGACCCTGGAATCGATGAGTTCAGTGGTGCTCGATGACGCCATGCGCGGGTGCGTCGAACGGCTGTTGCAGTGCCTGCACGATCCGCTGGAAAGCCGGATCATGGGCCCGGCGCGGGTACGCGAATTATTGTTCACCGCACTGCGCGGGCCACAGGCCGATGTATTGCGCGCATTGGTGGAACAGCAGGGGCAGTTTTCGCGGATTGCCACCTCGTTGAACCACCTGCATGCCCATTTCGCCGAACCGCTGAACATCGAGACGCTGGCCGGGTTTGCGCATATGAGCGCGTCGACCTTTCACGAACACTTCAAGCGCTGCACCCTGTTGTCGCCGGTGCAGTACCTCAAGCGCTTGCGGTTGCTCAAGGCGCAGCAGCTATTGCTGGTAGATGGCATGGGCGTGGCGCAGGCGGCGCATAGTGTGGGGTATCAGAGCACCTCGCAGTTCAGTCGCGAGTACAAACGCTACTTCCTGCGCAACCCCGGCGAAGAGCGCGCTGCTTAG
- a CDS encoding NAD(P)-dependent alcohol dehydrogenase — MYTAIGYAAQSATTPLAPMSFERRSPRADDVAIDILYCGVCHSDIHQARNEWGIAVYPLMPGHEIVGKVTAVGASVTAHKVGDLVGVGCMVDSCRHCTACQANLEQYCLEGPTMTYATPDRVDGSNTMGGYSDSIVVSEHFVVKIPAKLDLASAAPILCAGITTYSPLKHYGVKAGDKVGILGMGGLGHMGIKFAKAMGAEVTLFTRSASKAEEGRRQGADHVIVSTDAEQMKAAAGHFDFLLDTIPVQHDLNPYLDVLRFDGVHILVGLIEPVDPPVNAAKLVLGRKVLAGSLIGGIAETQEVLDFCAEHGITCDIEMLDIRQINEAYTRMIAGDVKYRFVIDMATLKA; from the coding sequence ATGTACACCGCCATCGGTTACGCCGCCCAGTCGGCCACCACTCCCCTCGCCCCCATGTCGTTCGAACGCCGCAGCCCGCGCGCCGATGACGTGGCAATCGACATTCTCTACTGCGGCGTGTGCCACTCCGATATCCACCAGGCGCGCAACGAATGGGGCATCGCCGTTTACCCGCTGATGCCTGGCCATGAGATCGTCGGTAAAGTCACCGCCGTCGGTGCCAGCGTCACCGCCCATAAGGTGGGTGATCTGGTTGGCGTGGGCTGCATGGTCGACTCGTGCCGCCACTGCACAGCCTGCCAGGCGAACCTGGAGCAATACTGCCTCGAAGGCCCGACCATGACCTACGCCACCCCGGACCGGGTGGACGGCAGCAACACCATGGGCGGTTACTCCGACAGCATCGTGGTCAGCGAGCACTTTGTGGTGAAGATCCCGGCCAAGCTCGACCTGGCCAGCGCTGCGCCGATTCTGTGCGCGGGCATCACCACCTACTCGCCGCTCAAGCACTACGGCGTGAAGGCCGGCGACAAGGTCGGGATCCTCGGCATGGGCGGCCTGGGCCATATGGGCATCAAGTTCGCCAAGGCCATGGGCGCCGAAGTGACGCTGTTCACGCGTTCGGCGAGCAAGGCCGAAGAAGGCCGTCGCCAGGGCGCCGACCACGTGATCGTGTCCACCGATGCCGAGCAGATGAAAGCCGCCGCCGGGCACTTCGACTTCCTGCTCGATACCATCCCGGTGCAGCACGACCTGAACCCCTACCTGGATGTGCTGCGCTTTGACGGCGTGCATATTCTGGTCGGCCTGATCGAACCGGTGGACCCGCCCGTCAACGCCGCCAAACTGGTGCTGGGCCGTAAAGTGCTGGCCGGCTCGCTGATCGGCGGCATTGCCGAAACCCAGGAAGTCCTGGATTTCTGTGCCGAGCATGGGATCACCTGCGACATCGAGATGCTCGACATCCGCCAGATCAACGAGGCTTACACACGGATGATCGCCGGTGATGTGAAGTACCGCTTCGTCATCGACATGGCGACCCTGAAGGCCTGA
- a CDS encoding IclR family transcriptional regulator: MLENPHIPVKDAAPTGTQTLLRGLGVVQAVAAGARDLKEIARRIGTTRSTTHRLASCLVEERYLRVVPQVGYLLGPKLIELGFQAREELPLVNLAVPYLDELSALTGDTIHLAIREYDEVLYLHKNPGRNGPEMRSRVGHRMPLARTGIGKALMLDDGVQEWQRLYEVSLPAGGKNLQWPQHPEQSWAQFEQRMHEYVVGGYAFDLEDNEPSIRCVAAPVRDASRRIVAGISIASTVPYMPLEKMAELIPVIKQVAARLSAELGAKA, from the coding sequence ATGCTGGAAAACCCCCACATCCCCGTCAAAGACGCCGCCCCTACCGGCACCCAGACCCTGCTGCGCGGCCTGGGCGTGGTGCAAGCGGTTGCGGCGGGCGCGCGGGACCTCAAGGAAATCGCCCGGCGCATCGGCACCACCCGCAGCACCACGCACCGCCTGGCCAGTTGCCTGGTGGAGGAGCGTTACCTGCGCGTGGTGCCGCAAGTCGGTTATCTGCTGGGGCCGAAGTTGATCGAGCTGGGCTTTCAGGCGCGTGAAGAGTTGCCATTGGTCAACCTGGCGGTGCCCTATCTGGATGAGCTGTCGGCGCTGACCGGCGACACCATTCACCTGGCGATTCGCGAATACGACGAGGTGCTCTACCTGCACAAGAACCCTGGCCGCAACGGACCGGAAATGCGCTCGCGCGTGGGCCATCGCATGCCGCTGGCGCGCACCGGCATCGGCAAGGCGTTGATGCTCGATGATGGCGTTCAGGAGTGGCAGCGCCTGTACGAAGTCAGCCTGCCGGCGGGGGGCAAGAACCTGCAGTGGCCGCAGCACCCTGAGCAGTCCTGGGCGCAGTTCGAGCAGCGCATGCATGAATACGTGGTGGGCGGGTATGCGTTCGACCTGGAAGACAACGAACCGTCGATCCGTTGCGTCGCGGCACCGGTGCGCGATGCCAGCCGGCGAATTGTCGCCGGCATCAGCATCGCCAGTACCGTGCCCTACATGCCGCTGGAGAAGATGGCCGAGCTGATCCCTGTGATCAAACAGGTCGCGGCTCGGCTCTCGGCGGAACTGGGCGCGAAGGCCTGA